The proteins below come from a single Miscanthus floridulus cultivar M001 unplaced genomic scaffold, ASM1932011v1 os_2282, whole genome shotgun sequence genomic window:
- the LOC136534767 gene encoding FT-interacting protein 7-like, whose protein sequence is MGEVQLAVRFTCSSLLNMMHLYSQPLLPKMHYVHPLSVIQVDNLRRQATNIVSTRLGRAEPPLRKEIVEYMLDVDSHMWSMRKSKANFFRIMGVLSPLIAVAKWFDQICLWRNPLTTILIHVLFVILVLYPELILPTIFLYLFLIGVWYYRWRPRQPPHMDTRLSHAETAHPDELDEEFDTFPTSRPPDVVRMRYDRLRSVAGRIQTVVGDLATQGERLQSLLSWRDPRATALFVVFCFFFAIVLYVTPFRVVVFLAGLYVLRHPRFRHRMPSVPLNFFRRLPARTDSML, encoded by the coding sequence ATGGGTGAGGTGCAGCTTGCTGTCCGTTTCACGTGCTCATCACTGCTCAACATGATGCATCTGTACTCACAGCCCTTGCTGCCCAAGATGCACTATGTGCACCCGTTGTCCGTGATACAGGTGGACAACCTGAGGCGCCAAGCCACAAACATTGTCTCGACAAGGCTGGGCCGTGCAGAGCCACCACTGCGAAAGGAAATCGTGGAGTACATGCTTGACGTGGACTCGCACATGTGGAGCATGAGAAAGAGCAAGGCAAATTTCTTCCGCATCATGGGTGTCCTGAGCCCCCTGATTGCAGTGGCAAAGTGGTTCGATCAGATCTGTCTCTGGAGGAACCCGCTGACCACCATACTGATCCATGTCCTCTTCGTGATACTGGTTCTATACCCAGAGCTGATACTGCCCACAAtcttcctctacctcttcctGATTGGGGTGTGGTACTACAGGTGGCGGCCAAGGCAGCCGCCGCACATGGACACCCGCCTCTCCCACGCAGAGACTGCCCACCCCGACGAGCTCGACGAGGAGTTTGACACCTTCCCCACCTCCCGCCCGCCGGACGTCGTGCGGATGCGGTACGACAGGCTGCGCAGTGTAGCGGGGAGGATCCAGACCGTGGTTGGTGACCTTGCGACGCAGGGCGAGCGGCTGCAGTCGCTGCTGAGCTGGAGGGATCCAAGGGCCACCGCGCTCTTCGTGGTCTTCTGCTTCTTCTTCGCCATTGTCCTGTACGTCACCCCGTTCCGTGTCGTGGTCTTCCTCGCAGGCCTGTACGTGCTGAGGCACCCCAGGTTCCGCCACAGGATGCCATCCGTCCCGCTCAACTTCTTCAGGCGTCTGCCGGCGAGGACCGACAGCATGCTGTAG